GTCAGCCTGTACGAATGGGAATTCCGTCTGCCCCCTCAGCGTCGGCGCACCGCGCTCTGGGTGTCGGCCTCCATCCTGTTGCTGGCGCTTGCCGGCATTCAAGCGTCGATCGCCTTTCGCGATCGACTCCTGGCTTCGCTCCCGCTTCTGCGCCCCGCATATGAGCGGGCCTGCGACTGGTTCGGCTGTGAGGTCGGCCTGCCTCGTCTGTCAGATTACCTGCACGTCGACTCGACGAGCCTCCAGGTGGTCGATCCATCGCGCCCGAACCAGATGGAGTTGACCGTGCTGCTGCGCAATCGCGCGGCGGTAGCGGTTCAGTATCCGGCTTTCGAGTTGACGCTGACCGATGCCCGGGATCAGGCGATCGCGCGGCGCGTCTTTCTCCCCGGAGAGTATCTGTCCTCGGCGAAGGACCGGCAAGCCGGCCTCGAAGCGGGAGCCGAAGTGCCGATCAGGCTCTACCTCGATACGGGTAAGATTGCCGCGGCCGGTTACCGGGTCTACTTCTTTTATCCGTAAGAACCGATGCTCAAGACACCGCTCAACGATGAGCACCGCGCGCTCGGCGCGAAGCTCGTCGACTTCGGGGGCTGGGAGATGCCGCTGCACTACGGCTCTCAGCTCGAGGAGCATCACATGGTGCGACGCGACGCCGGCATGTTCGACGTGTCGCACATGCTCGTGATCGACGTGACCGGGGCCTCGTCCGCGCCTTTCCTCCTTCGCCTGCTCGCCAACAGCATCGAGCGGCTAGAGCGCCCGGGCAGCGCTCTCTATTCCTGCATGCTCAACGACGACGGCGGAATCATTGACGACTTGATCGCCTACTGGCTGAGCGAGCGTCAGTACCGGCTGGTGGTCAACGCCGCCACGGCGGACAAGGACCTGCGCTGGCTGCAGACGCAGCGCGAGCGACTGTCGCTCGATGTGCGCATCGTTCCTCGACGCGACCTGGCGATGGTGGCGATCCAGGGCCCGAGCGCGCGGGAAAAGCTGTGGCGCGCTCGCCCGGAACTGAAACCCTGCAGCGAGCCGCTTTCCCCCTTCTGTGCCGCCCAATGCGACGGATGGATGGTCGCGCGCACCGGGTATACCGGGGAAGACGGATTCGAAGTCATGCTTCCGGCGGACCAGGCGCTCGGCTTCTGGCGGTCACTCAGAGCTGCCGGCATCGGACCCGCGGGGCTGGGCGCCCGCGACACGCTGCGTCTGGAGGCGGGCATGAATCTGTACGGACAGGACATGGACGAGACCGTGACACCGCTGGAGTCGGGTCTGGCCTGGACGGTCGACCTGGCGTCGGCGCGGGAATTCATCGGCAGGCGGGCGCTGGAGTCGAGGAAGCCACGCGCGCAGTTGATCGGGTTGATCTGCATGGATCGCGGCGTCTTGCGAAGCGCGCAGCGGGTTGTGACCGAGCATGGTGAAGGTCGGGTCACCAGCGGCGGCTTTTCGCCCACGCTGAACGTGTCGATCGCGTTGGCCCGAGTGCCGGTGGCCGTGCGTCCGGGCCAGACGGTACAAGTCGAGGCGCGCGACCGGTTGCTCAGGGCGCGGACGGTAAAATGTCCGTTCGTGCGCCATGGTAAGCCCCTTGTGGAGCTGCCCGTTGCCTGAAACATAAGGACATCCGATGACCATTCCGGCCGACCTGAAGTACACCGATACCCACGAGTGGGCGCGTCAAGAAGCCGACGGTACCGTGGCGGTGGGCATCACGCACCACGCGCAGGATCTGCTGGGCGATCTGGTGTTCGTGGAGATGCCCAAACTGGGACGCAAGGTGAAGAAAGGCGAGGAATGCGGGGTTGTCGAGTCGGTGAAGGCGGCTTCCGACATTTATGCTCCGCTATCCGGCGAAGTCGTCGCGGTCAACTCGGCGCTGGAGAGCGCGCCGCAAAAGATCAACGAGGGCGCCTACGATGCCTGGATGTTCAAGTTGAAACTGTCCGACCCTCAGGAACTCGCCTCGCTGCTCGACGCGGCTGCTTATCGCAGGCTGGTCGAATCGGCCGCACATTGAGACCTTTCCCGCCGGCCAGCCGATGAACGCCCGAGCGCCGGACTTCACGACAGACTGAGATGCCCTTCATACCGCATACGGAACAGGACGTGCGCGAGATGCTCGCGCAGATCGGCGTGGCGCGCGTCGACGATCTGTTCGACGAGATACCTGCCGGACTCAAGGACGTCAAGCTCGGCGGAATCACCGAGGGTTTGAGCGAAATGGCCGTGGGTCGGCTCATGCGCGAACGCGCGCGTCAGGACGGCGCGTATCTCAATTTCATCGGAGCCGGCGCCTACGAGCATCACATCCCCTCGGCCGTGTGGCAGATCGCTACCCGTGGCGAGTTCTACTCTTCCTATACGCCCTATCAGGCCGAGGCCAGCCAGGGCACCCTGCAACTGCTCTACGAGTATCAGTCGATGATGTGTTCGCTCACCGGTCTGGAGGTGACCAACGCGAGCCTCTACGACGGCGCTTCGGCCCTCGCCGAAGCGGTGCTGATGGCGGTGCGGCTGCACAAGGAGTCACGCCGCGTGCTGCTGCCGAGCACGGTGCACCCGGCCTATCGCGCAGTGGTGCGAACGATCGTCGCCAATCAGGGTATCGAGGTGGTCGAGTTGCCCTATTCGTCGCAGTACGGGCAGACGCGTCCAGAAGAGATCGAATGCGCAAGTAAGGGTGGATTCGCGGCGCTGGTGATACCGCAACCGAATTTTTTCGGCGTGCTGGAGGACGTGGATGGCTTGGCCGATCGGGCGAAGGCAGCGGGTGCGCTTGCGATTGCCTGTGTCAACCCCACTTCTCTTGCCTTGTTGAAGCCGCCCGGCCGGTGGGGTCGCAGCGGGGCCGACATCGCCGTGGGCGAAGGGCAACCGCTCGGAGTCCCGCTTTCAGGTGGCGGGCCCTACTTCGGATTCATGAGCTGCAAGTTGGCGCACGTGCGCCAGATGCCCGGACGAATCGTCGGACGCACAGTGGATCTGGAGGGACGGCGCGGATTTGCCTTGACGCTGCAAGCCCGCGAACAACATATCCGCCGCTCCAAGGCAACTTCCAATATCTGCACCAACCAGGGCCTGGCCGTGACCGCTGCCACGATCTATCTGGCAATGCTCGGTCCGGCGGGCTTGCGCGGCGTCGCGGCCGCCTCGCACGCCAACACCACGGCGCTGGTGGATCGTCTGCTTCGCGTGCCTGGCGTGAGCCGGCGCTTCGATTCGCCGGTGTTTCACGAGGCGGTGGTCGCCCTGCCCGTGGCCGCGGAATCGGTCCTGGGACGGTTGCGGGCCAGGGGCATCCTCGGGGGCTATGATCTGGCACGCGACTATCCCGAGCTGGGAAACGCGCTGCTCATCTGCGCGACTGAAACCAAGACGGCCGAAGACATCGAGCGCTATGCCGAGGCGCTCGATGAATCGTTGCGTGCGGTGGCCTGAACCGTCGATCGATTCGCAATCGAGAAGAGCCGAGGCATGACGAGCGCCACCTACAAGGTCAATCCCGCCAGCGCATGTTGATTTTCGAACTTTCACGCGCCGGCCGCAGAGCCCAGGCCCAAGCGCCGGAAGCGCCGTCCGCCGCGCACGACCTGCCGGCGCATTTGCTGCGCACCGACTTCCCCGCATTGCCCGAGGTGTCCGAGCTGGACGCGGTGCGGCACTACACGCGCCTGTCGCAACGCAACTTCTCGATCGAAACGCACTTCTACCCG
The DNA window shown above is from Burkholderiales bacterium and carries:
- a CDS encoding zinc-ribbon and DUF3426 domain-containing protein, coding for MNLYTRCPACLTVFRVTTRELQASNGRVRCGHCQEVFDAFATLSAQEPAKESVPAPAQTAVQSPSAVGDEQATAPASMAAGAARAASSSPPRVARPDPAVSLYEWEFRLPPQRRRTALWVSASILLLALAGIQASIAFRDRLLASLPLLRPAYERACDWFGCEVGLPRLSDYLHVDSTSLQVVDPSRPNQMELTVLLRNRAAVAVQYPAFELTLTDARDQAIARRVFLPGEYLSSAKDRQAGLEAGAEVPIRLYLDTGKIAAAGYRVYFFYP
- the gcvT gene encoding glycine cleavage system aminomethyltransferase GcvT codes for the protein MLKTPLNDEHRALGAKLVDFGGWEMPLHYGSQLEEHHMVRRDAGMFDVSHMLVIDVTGASSAPFLLRLLANSIERLERPGSALYSCMLNDDGGIIDDLIAYWLSERQYRLVVNAATADKDLRWLQTQRERLSLDVRIVPRRDLAMVAIQGPSAREKLWRARPELKPCSEPLSPFCAAQCDGWMVARTGYTGEDGFEVMLPADQALGFWRSLRAAGIGPAGLGARDTLRLEAGMNLYGQDMDETVTPLESGLAWTVDLASAREFIGRRALESRKPRAQLIGLICMDRGVLRSAQRVVTEHGEGRVTSGGFSPTLNVSIALARVPVAVRPGQTVQVEARDRLLRARTVKCPFVRHGKPLVELPVA
- the gcvH gene encoding glycine cleavage system protein GcvH, translated to MTIPADLKYTDTHEWARQEADGTVAVGITHHAQDLLGDLVFVEMPKLGRKVKKGEECGVVESVKAASDIYAPLSGEVVAVNSALESAPQKINEGAYDAWMFKLKLSDPQELASLLDAAAYRRLVESAAH
- the gcvPA gene encoding aminomethyl-transferring glycine dehydrogenase subunit GcvPA; its protein translation is MPFIPHTEQDVREMLAQIGVARVDDLFDEIPAGLKDVKLGGITEGLSEMAVGRLMRERARQDGAYLNFIGAGAYEHHIPSAVWQIATRGEFYSSYTPYQAEASQGTLQLLYEYQSMMCSLTGLEVTNASLYDGASALAEAVLMAVRLHKESRRVLLPSTVHPAYRAVVRTIVANQGIEVVELPYSSQYGQTRPEEIECASKGGFAALVIPQPNFFGVLEDVDGLADRAKAAGALAIACVNPTSLALLKPPGRWGRSGADIAVGEGQPLGVPLSGGGPYFGFMSCKLAHVRQMPGRIVGRTVDLEGRRGFALTLQAREQHIRRSKATSNICTNQGLAVTAATIYLAMLGPAGLRGVAAASHANTTALVDRLLRVPGVSRRFDSPVFHEAVVALPVAAESVLGRLRARGILGGYDLARDYPELGNALLICATETKTAEDIERYAEALDESLRAVA